Proteins from one Impatiens glandulifera chromosome 2, dImpGla2.1, whole genome shotgun sequence genomic window:
- the LOC124925154 gene encoding bidirectional sugar transporter N3-like encodes MEIHSLLVLIFGILGNVVSVGVYLSPLFTFVEIYKKKSTMRFKVLPYVLALFSASVWLFYAILTTRAVLLLSINIFGCVIETIYITIFIYYARRQIKRKTIKLVLCLNVGVFTAILLSTLFLVPSSFRGTVVGWICVSLFVLVFAAPLSIAFEVVKTRSVEFMPFTLSFSLTISAIVWFVYGILLTDLLVSLPNVIGLLLGIVQMILYGIYRNKKTIVEEEDLTEVAVVQNAGDHEPQVIQSDTVEVEEEMSVVISTGAQDEVDQVEEEMSGAQEIIDEVDHVEEEMSVVIISGDQEIVDEVDD; translated from the exons ATGGAGATCCATTCTTTGTTGGTTTTGATATTCGGCATTTTag GTAATGTTGTTTCTGTTGGAGTGTATTTATCTCCATT GTTTACGTTTGTGGAGatttacaaaaagaaatcaaCCATGAGGTTTAAGGTATTGCCGTATGTGCTTGCTCTGTTCAGTGCATCGGTATGGTTGTTCTACGCTATTTTGACGACTAGAGCAGTTCTCCTCCTTTCTATCAATATATTTGGATGTGTCATTGAGACCATTTATATCACCATCTTCATATACTACGCTAGGAGACAGATTAAG AGAAAGACGATCAAGCTAGTTCTTTGCTTGAATGTGGGAGTATTTACGGCTATTCTTCTTTCTACCCTCTTTTTAGTGCCATCCTCGTTCCGGGGCACGGTTGTTGGTTGGATTTGCGTCTCCCTCTTCGTTTTGGTATTTGCGGCTCCATTGAGCATTGCT TTTGAGGTGGTGAAGACCCGAAGCGTGGAGTTTATGCCATTCACATTATCCTTCTCTCTCACCATCAGTGCCATTGTTTGGTTTGTTTACGGAATTTTACTAACCGATCTGTTGGTCTCA CTTCCAAATGTGATTGGGCTCCTCCTAGGAATTGTTCAGATGATTTTGTATGGCATATATAGGAACAAAAAGACGATAGTCGAGGAAGAGGACTTGACAGAAGTTGCTGTTGTTCAGAATGCTGGGGACCATGAACCTCAAGTAATTCAATCTGACACAGTGGAAGTGGAAGAAGAGATGTCTGTTGTTATAAGTACTGGAGCTCAGGATGAGGTGGATCAAGTGGAAGAAGAGATGTCTGGGGCTCAGGAGATAATTGATGAGGTGGATCACGTGGAAGAAGAGATGTCTGTTGTTATAATTAGTGGGGATCAGGAGATAGTTGATGAGGTGGATGATTAA